A single region of the Eulemur rufifrons isolate Redbay chromosome 8, OSU_ERuf_1, whole genome shotgun sequence genome encodes:
- the CRP gene encoding C-reactive protein isoform X2 — protein sequence MEKLLWCFLVLISFSDAFGQTDMEKKAFVFPTESDNSYVSLKARLKNPLKAFTVCLHVYTELSKTQEINTVYAGGTFSPNVLDWRKLTYEAYGEVFTKPQLWP from the exons ATGGAGAAGCTGTTGTGGTGTTTCCTGGTCTTGATCAGCTTCTCTGATGCTTTTGGCCAGACAG ACATGGAAAAGAAGGCCTTTGTGTTTCCCACGGAGTCGGATAATTCCTATGTATCCCTGAAAGCACGGTTAAAGAACCCTCTCAAAGCCTTCACTGTGTGCCTCCATGTCTACACTGAACTATCCAAGACCC AAGAGATTAACACCGTCTATGCTGGTGGGACCTTCAGTCCTAACGTCCTGGACTGGCGGAAGCTGACATATGAAGCATACGGTGAAGTGTTTACCAAGCCCCAGCTGTGGCCCTGA
- the CRP gene encoding C-reactive protein isoform X1, which produces MEKLLWCFLVLISFSDAFGQTDMEKKAFVFPTESDNSYVSLKARLKNPLKAFTVCLHVYTELSKTRGYSIFSYATKKQPNEILIFWSKDRGYTFGVGGTEVLFKVPEVIVAPVHICASWESTSGIAEFWVDGKPMVRKSLKKGFSVGTEASIVLGQEQDSFGGSFEANQSLVGDIGDVNMWDFVLSPEEINTVYAGGTFSPNVLDWRKLTYEAYGEVFTKPQLWP; this is translated from the exons ATGGAGAAGCTGTTGTGGTGTTTCCTGGTCTTGATCAGCTTCTCTGATGCTTTTGGCCAGACAG ACATGGAAAAGAAGGCCTTTGTGTTTCCCACGGAGTCGGATAATTCCTATGTATCCCTGAAAGCACGGTTAAAGAACCCTCTCAAAGCCTTCACTGTGTGCCTCCATGTCTACACTGAACTATCCAAGACCCGTGGATACAGTATTTTCTCTTATGCTACCAAGAAACAACCTAATGAGATCCTCATATTTTGGTCTAAGGATAGAGGATATACTTTTGGGGTGGGTGGGACTGAAGTATTATTCAAGGTTCCTGAAGTCATCGTAGCCCCAGTACACATTTGTGCGAGCTGGGAGTCCACCTCAGGGATTGCAGAGTTCTGGGTGGACGGGAAGCCCATGGTGAGGAAGAGTCTGAAGAAGGGATTCTCTGTGGGGACAGAGGCAAGCATtgtcctggggcaggagcaggatTCTTTTGGTGGGAGCTTTGAGGCAAACCAGTCTTTGGTGGGAGACATTGGAGACGTGAACATGTGGGACTTCGTGTTGTCACCAGAAGAGATTAACACCGTCTATGCTGGTGGGACCTTCAGTCCTAACGTCCTGGACTGGCGGAAGCTGACATATGAAGCATACGGTGAAGTGTTTACCAAGCCCCAGCTGTGGCCCTGA
- the CRP gene encoding C-reactive protein isoform X3, whose product MEKLLWCFLVLISFSDAFGQTDMEKKAFVFPTESDNSYVSLKARLKNPLKAFTVCLHVYTELSKTRGPNVLDWRKLTYEAYGEVFTKPQLWP is encoded by the exons ATGGAGAAGCTGTTGTGGTGTTTCCTGGTCTTGATCAGCTTCTCTGATGCTTTTGGCCAGACAG ACATGGAAAAGAAGGCCTTTGTGTTTCCCACGGAGTCGGATAATTCCTATGTATCCCTGAAAGCACGGTTAAAGAACCCTCTCAAAGCCTTCACTGTGTGCCTCCATGTCTACACTGAACTATCCAAGACCCGTG GTCCTAACGTCCTGGACTGGCGGAAGCTGACATATGAAGCATACGGTGAAGTGTTTACCAAGCCCCAGCTGTGGCCCTGA